Proteins found in one Arachis stenosperma cultivar V10309 chromosome 8, arast.V10309.gnm1.PFL2, whole genome shotgun sequence genomic segment:
- the LOC130945281 gene encoding vegetative cell wall protein gp1-like, with translation MESIRRTYAHCIKPVPSPEFWVGTEFSKPDPPIIKRPIGRPKVQNRQKDPAEPLMQEGKLKRSFVVSCSKCGEKGHNYKTCKGAPSNPNWKPKTRRPSKKSATASQALIVLPLSQSAPDASSSQPVSSPNPTVVESPATSNPPMPQAPTRVTRSTLIISPPGPTTTQTRPPAPTIGRRFKPPVKANDTSRPQQSRFRPKQKIFRPLAPVAASTINTTTQQPTPPTIPSAAPNQKARPQSLPNSPKTKDSKE, from the exons ATGGAGTCCATTAGGAGGACATATGCACACTGTATTAAGCCTGTTCCAAGTCCAGAATTTTGGGTTGGAACTGAGTTCTCGAAGCCAGACCCACCTATTATCAAAAGGCCAATTGGACGGCCAAAGGTTCAGAATAGGCAAAAGGATCCGGCTGAGCCACTCATGCAAGAAGGAAAACTGAAAAGGTCATTCGTTGTATCCTGCAGCAAGTGTGGTGAGAAGGGTCACAACTACAAAACATGTAAAGGAGCCCCTTCCAACCCAAACTGGAAGCCGAAGACAAGGCGCCCTAGCAAGAAATCAGCTACTGCCTCTCAGGCACTGATTGTGCTTCCACTGTCACAATCTGCTCCAG ATGCATCCAGCAGCCAACCAGTCAGCTCCCCAAACCCCACTGTTGTGGAATCACCTGCCACAAGCAATCCACCTATGCCACAAGCTCCAACAAGGGTGACAAGATCGACACTTATCATTTCACCTCCAGGGCCAACAACTACTCAAACCAGGCCACCAGCCCCAACTATAGGCCGTCGATTTAAACCTCCAGTGAAAGCCAATGACACATCTCGCCCACAACAGTCCAGGTTCAGACCAAAGCAGAAGATCTTCAGGCCGTTGGCTCCAGTCGCTGCATCCACAATCAACACTACTACACAACAGCCAACTCCACCAACCATCCCATCTGCAGCTCCAAATCAAAAAGCTCGACCCCAAAGTTTGCCAAATTCTCCAAAAACAAAGGACTCGAAAGAATGA